TTTGGCCAGGGCTTCCGCCAGGTCGACGTACGACTCGTATCCCACCACCATGAAGCAGGTGTGCAGGAAACGGCCCACCTGATCCCGCACTGCTTCGACTACGGGCGGCGGGCAGTGGCCGGCGTTCAGCACTCCGATACCACCCGCGAAATCGATGAGCACGTTGCCGTCCACGTCCTCGACCACGGCACCCGCCGCCCGCTCCACAAAAAGGGGAGTAGCCGCGGAAACCCCTGGGGCCACGAAGCATTCTCGCCGCCCAAGCAACTCTTTCGCCCGCGGCCCCGGGACAGCCGTGCGCAACCTGATGAGTCCCATGACGGATCCTCCTTGCATGCGCTTTGTATGCAGACCCCTTCACACCTCCTGCCGGTCGCTCACCCACGTTAGGACAAGTGTGCCCTGCGGAGCCGCGGTGAGCTTGACAGTTGCGTTCCGCTGGCCACTATCCGCTATTCCTAGTCCCGTCCGCAAGAGAACCTCTCTATGCTCGCCTCGCTCAAATCCATGTCTGGGGAACCATTGACAATCAGTTCTGCCAGAGCCTCACCTGTGGCCGGAGCGTGTGACATGGCATGAGCGTGTCCAACGGCCAAGATCAGTCCTTCTACCTGCGGCACCGTTCCTAGGATAGGCAGAGAATCAAACGTGAAAGGCACAAAATTGCTCCAACTCCGTATGATGTTCGCCCGGCGGAGGGCCGGCACCAACCGCACTGCCTTCTGCCCCATCAAAGTAAGAGCCCTGGGCAACGTCGTCTTATCGTAACCCACGAACTCGCTGGTAGTCCCGATCACCATATTGCCAGACACAGTAGGTTTAATGTAAGGGAATATGGAATCCTCGAGTTTCTCGCGCGGAAGCGCTTCTTCTGTGGGAGTTCCTCTGAGTTCCACAGCAAAAGCTAGAACCTTCTCCGGGTGTTCCGCCTCTTCCTCTGTTACTTCCCGGCCGCCCTGCAGCACGCGGTAAACCAGATCGGGCATAGGTTCTGTCACCATTGATTGCAGCCTCTGCGGCCACACCGGAACGTCCACGCCCGCGAGACGCGCAACCTGTCTCCCCCAGCAACCGGCAGCGTTGACCACCACGTCTGTCTCGATCTCCCCGCGAGTCGTCTTCACCCCGCGAACGCGTCCCCTCTCTACGCGAATACCCGCTACCTCTGTCTCAGTGTTGATTTCCGCCCCGTGCCGCTTCGCTGCCCTTGCGAACGCCAGGCTGACCAGCATGGGGTTAAGTTGCGCTTCCTCTTCGCACCAGGTCGACCCCACCACTTCCGCTGATACATTGGGTTCGAGGTGCCTCACATCCCCCGCCCAGACGAAACGTACAGGGACTCCCAGCCGCTGCTTTTCCTGCACCACCTTCTCCATAACGCGGGCCGACGCCTCACTTGTGACCAGCGTCATGCCCCCTCGTTTCTGGTATTCGATGTCAATATCGAACACCTCCTCACGAAGGTAATCATACATCGCCAGGCAACGCCGAGCCATGGTCAAATCAAGACCTGGTAGTCGGGTCTGCTGCCAAACCATGCCATAGTTGGACCCCGACGCCTGAGAAGCAATTCCCTCTCTCTCGACCAGTACCACGTCATTGATCCGCTTCGCAAGCGAATAGGCTATTGCGCAGCCGACTACTCCTCCACCAATGATTACCACGTTAGCCGTCCTCTTCATAGCTCATCATCTCCCCGGCAAATAACGTCCAACGGTAAGGGCCGCAAGGGAGGGCGAGTGGTCGCCGGGAGAATTTCCTCCAACGGCTTACCGGTCTTCTCCGCAATTATCGCCGATACCAGGCGCCGGCACGTTCTGCCCTGACACAGGCCCATACCAGCACGTGTCAGCCGCTTGACGGCATCAACGGTAGTCGCTCCGTCCTCTACAGCCCTCTCTATCATCTGCCGTGTGACCTCCTCGCAGCGACACACGTAGTGATCGTCCGGAGGCAAGACGGCAACTGCACGCACCACATCCTCGAGGCCTCTCGGAACCGCAACATACACCACGGCGGTGCGGTCATACGCCCCGCGGAGTCTGACCTCCGTTACCGTACCTACGCCCACTTCCCGCCCGCACCGATCCAAAAGGCGCACGCGCTCACCGGCCACCGGCATGGGCAGCATTTCATGAGGCAGGCCCACCAGGGCGCAATCCTCTGAATAGCAAGAGTCGACGAGGAAGATGGCCAGCCCCGGGCAGGCTGGTATACACTCACCGCACCCCTGACAAAGTTCCTCATCCAGCACGGGGATGCTCGCTATCGAGCCTTCTTTCCTTATGGCGCCATGAGGGCAAGCCTCCACGCACGGATCGCAGGGTATTTCTTGCGGACATTCGATCACGGCGTGCGGCTGCGACTTTGGTATCCCCACTGCATGTTCAGGTCCCCCGGTCTTCATGCTCCCACCACCTGATCATGGATCCACTGCTTGGCATGTTGACGTTTCTCCCCAAAAGGACCCCGCCGGAGGTCTTCCAATCGCCGCGCGATCTCCGCTTGCGCCCGCTGACCACGCTCGAGGTCTGTTCGGCCCAGCGACATGGCCACCGAAACGCCGGCCAAACGTCCCTCCTCCAAAGCAACGCTGGCTTCTTCTACGCCGGAGGCATCTCCTGCCACGTAAACTCCCCGGACTGACGTTTGCATGTCCGGGCCGTGCACCGGCACAAAACCCCCCAGGATGGGACTGTAAGTGAACTTGCAACCGGCCAGCCAGGCCAATTCGGCCAAGGGACTCAGCCCGGTTGCCACGCAAACCAGATCCACGGCGAGGTCTTCTTCCGACCCTGGTATCGGGGACCCATTGTCGTCCAACCTTACTAAAGTGACTCCCTTCGTGCGACCATCCCCCCAAGCTCGCCGCACGGTCGTGCGAAGAAGGATAGGCACGCCGTAACGGCGGATTTTCGCGGCATGAACCTCGTAGCCGCCAACGGCCGCAGCCGATTCCACTACAGTCACCGCACGCACTCCCGCCTGTAACAACTGGCAACTCACGATGAGGCCCACATTGCCTGACCCTACCATGAGAACCCGCCTTCCCGGCAATACGCGATGGACGTTTAGCAACGTCTGGACCGCGCCAGCGCCCATGACCCCCGGAAGCGTCCAACCCGGAAAAGCGAGGGCGTTCTCCGAGGCACCGGTGGCAATCGCCACCCTATCTGCCGAAAGCCTTCCCAAGAGCCCTCGAGCCTGATCCCACACCCAGAGCTCGAAACCTCCTTCTTCCCCCAGCCGCAAACCGACTGCGGCGTGGCGCAGCAGAACCCGAATTCCCAGGCGGGAAGCCTCGGCAAGCAATTCTTCGCCGATCTCGAAACCTCGACGACCAGCCCAGTGTTCCGCCGACCCGAAGAACTTGTGGATCTGCTTGAATAGCTGGCCCCCCGGCCGGTCATTCTCGTCTACCACGACCGTGTGCACTCCGGCTCGTGCAGCCTCGATGGCACATGCCAGCCCGGCGGGACCCGCCCCTACCACTGCCAATTCAGCCTTCAGCATGTTTCATTTCTCCCCTTCCGACCTGGGTCTCCACCCCCATCCCTTCCTCCACAGGCGTGATACAGGTCCGTACGTTGGGAATACCGTTCACTACCATCACGCAATCGGTGCACCGGCCGATCATGCAAAAAGGACCACGGGGTTCACCTGCCTTCCGGCTGCAGTGAGACTCCCACACTCCCGCCGCCACGAGGGCAGCAGCGATCGGCTCTCCTTCTCTTGCCATGATGGGACGCCCATTGAATAGGAGCTTCACTTCGCGCACGGAAGGGAGCGGCCCCAGTATAGGGTGGTCATGAATCCTCACGCTCTTCACCTCCCCGTCCACCATGTAGCCGGGCTAGGAAGCCAGCGAAATCCTGTCTGTTCCCGCACACGTAGTCATGCAAAAGGTCCCCTTCCCCTGCAGCTTCCTCAGAGGTTACCAGCGCCCCATGAAGGCAGTATTCAAGACAGGCC
This portion of the Bacillota bacterium genome encodes:
- a CDS encoding NAD(P)/FAD-dependent oxidoreductase, yielding MLKAELAVVGAGPAGLACAIEAARAGVHTVVVDENDRPGGQLFKQIHKFFGSAEHWAGRRGFEIGEELLAEASRLGIRVLLRHAAVGLRLGEEGGFELWVWDQARGLLGRLSADRVAIATGASENALAFPGWTLPGVMGAGAVQTLLNVHRVLPGRRVLMVGSGNVGLIVSCQLLQAGVRAVTVVESAAAVGGYEVHAAKIRRYGVPILLRTTVRRAWGDGRTKGVTLVRLDDNGSPIPGSEEDLAVDLVCVATGLSPLAELAWLAGCKFTYSPILGGFVPVHGPDMQTSVRGVYVAGDASGVEEASVALEEGRLAGVSVAMSLGRTDLERGQRAQAEIARRLEDLRRGPFGEKRQHAKQWIHDQVVGA
- a CDS encoding (2Fe-2S)-binding protein, with product MRIHDHPILGPLPSVREVKLLFNGRPIMAREGEPIAAALVAAGVWESHCSRKAGEPRGPFCMIGRCTDCVMVVNGIPNVRTCITPVEEGMGVETQVGRGEMKHAEG
- a CDS encoding (2Fe-2S)-binding protein produces the protein MKTGGPEHAVGIPKSQPHAVIECPQEIPCDPCVEACPHGAIRKEGSIASIPVLDEELCQGCGECIPACPGLAIFLVDSCYSEDCALVGLPHEMLPMPVAGERVRLLDRCGREVGVGTVTEVRLRGAYDRTAVVYVAVPRGLEDVVRAVAVLPPDDHYVCRCEEVTRQMIERAVEDGATTVDAVKRLTRAGMGLCQGRTCRRLVSAIIAEKTGKPLEEILPATTRPPLRPLPLDVICRGDDEL
- a CDS encoding FAD-binding oxidoreductase, which codes for MKRTANVVIIGGGVVGCAIAYSLAKRINDVVLVEREGIASQASGSNYGMVWQQTRLPGLDLTMARRCLAMYDYLREEVFDIDIEYQKRGGMTLVTSEASARVMEKVVQEKQRLGVPVRFVWAGDVRHLEPNVSAEVVGSTWCEEEAQLNPMLVSLAFARAAKRHGAEINTETEVAGIRVERGRVRGVKTTRGEIETDVVVNAAGCWGRQVARLAGVDVPVWPQRLQSMVTEPMPDLVYRVLQGGREVTEEEAEHPEKVLAFAVELRGTPTEEALPREKLEDSIFPYIKPTVSGNMVIGTTSEFVGYDKTTLPRALTLMGQKAVRLVPALRRANIIRSWSNFVPFTFDSLPILGTVPQVEGLILAVGHAHAMSHAPATGEALAELIVNGSPDMDLSEASIERFSCGRD